From the genome of Hemiscyllium ocellatum isolate sHemOce1 chromosome 6, sHemOce1.pat.X.cur, whole genome shotgun sequence:
ATAAATTGGAGATATATGTGGGAGAAGACTTCCTAATCCCCAGATACATCTCCCTATTAAATGTTTCTCACATTTTAACCCAGCCATTCAGAAGCAGGGATAAAGCCAAGTGTCATGTGTGATAAAATCCATCCTTTTAGTTGGTATCTATTTGTGTGTCTGAGCTGGCAGCCTGTCAAGATTGTTGCATTCAAGAAACAAGACATGTCCATTGACTATTCCATTTAACTTTGTATAAGAACAAGGGCTGGGCTTGTTATGAGGTTTTTAACAGGTCACGCATAAATTTTTAAAGGTCACTGAACAGTCAATTTTTGTGAGTTGGTTGCAAACAATTGAAACAAGAGGGTTACTACAATTGGGGTCCTAcattcaggctgctgagcattCAGGCACACTGAAGAAGGGGAAGTGGCTCCAAACTGAAAAGATGATGCTACAACATTATCTGGGCATTGAAGGCCGAGGAACATCCCCGAGAGCCATTAGATCTGGCTTTGATTTGAGATTCAAACTCAGAAGATCCATGAGAAGCATCCATAGCAGTTGGGTACAGAAGAAATCAGGGGAGTTAAGCATTGGGCTAAAGGAAGCCCACAAGCAGTATTTGCTTGGTGCATCTGACTAATATTAGAGGTTAGAGAGACATGCAGCAGTGTCAGCATAGTAAAGCTAGCTGCCTGTGAAATTGTGAATTGTGCCCATGGGTAGACCAGCCTCAAGAGTTAAGTGAATAACAATATTGGGTAATGATTGAAGCACCAGGGCGAGAGCAACTATTGAGGCAGCCCATGGCCAGGCAGCAATTGAGGGAGTGCTGAGGCCACATTTTTGAGAGTGAAGTGCTGGAATCCCTTCTAAATGAGTCAACAATTGAATCAGATTGGTGTCACACCAGCTCCCTAATGTTTAGGGAggtgttgctgagaaatctgtgggaCTTGTCTCAACCACATGTATTGTGTGACACAATCCGAGGTGTGTTCCACCAGGGTCTGTCTGTTAACCATACTTACCTCATGTTAATTCTGGAAGTTAGATTATAAATTCTGGAAATGTTGTAAATTGTTTTGCTATTCTATCTTTGCGTAGAAAAAAAGTTAGAATCTTTAGATGTTAATTGTTTAGTAAATGCAAGGGATTGCAAGCTCTTTGTACTTACAAACAAAAAATACAGCTCCCTGGGCAGACCATGACACTAACTGCTGCCAGTCTGCATCAGTGGTAGAGGCAGTAAATACTAGAAGTTGTGACGGGATATCTATCAAActggctactttgtcctggatggtgtcaaatttcttgaatattgttggagctgcactcatccaggtaagtggacaatatttcatcacactcctgccttgagCCTTGTAGTTGATGACCAGGGAGTCAAGGGGAAAGTTATTCATCACAGAATTCCCAAACTTTGACTTGTTCATGTAGCCACAGAATTTatacattctggatcagtggtgctggaagagcatagcagttcaggcagcatccaacgagcagcgaaatcgacgttttgggcaaaagctacTACAGAATTTATACAGCTGATCCAATTCAAGTTCTGGTTAATCCTAACATCcagcatgttgatagtggggtattcAGATACAGAgattccattgaatgtcaaggggcagtggtcaGATTCTCTtctgttggaaatggtcattgctatGATTCTTGAGCAGCGCAAATATGATTTTAGGCTGAATTTTGTGTGGTCTTgcagcatttgaacatggattgcttcagtatttaaggagtcacaaatggtgctcaGCATTGCGCAGTCATCGGAAATATTCCCACATATTAGGGagcaaaggtcattgatgaagatggttggaccttgCACACTACCTTATACAGTATGACCTGACCACTGTCTGACCCACTACCACACTTTGACGAACATTACAGTGATGCCAGTTTTTTCTCTCCTATAACCACATGCCCGCAAATTAAGATAAAGTTGCTGAAATAGTGGAGTGCAGTTCAAGCACATTAATGAAGACAACAGGACCAATTTATTCCCTCACCGCACTGGGGCTGCCCATTGTGATCAGTTATCTGCTGATTGTAGATGCCACCAATTCTTTGCACCACTTTGAtaagacagcacaggaacaggccatttggcccgacaaTACCATGCTAGTACTTCTGCTCCATTTGAGTCAACCTTCCTCATCTAAATCTTCTACTGTAACTATCCATCACTTTTCCTTTCCAATGTTAGCCAGCTTTTATCTTGTGGGTAGAGATTTTAGCCCATAAAGCATATTGTAAAATTAgccattaaataaataaatacataggAATGCGAGTTTGCAGGTGAAATAATGTCAATATTTTAGCTTTATTTTAGTGGAACATAAAGCTtttggagttgaaaaatgtgcagCAGATCATGGATTTTCTCTCTTCAGCAGATCTATACAACCAGATGAGATGGGCCAAGACATATTTTTTttcagaacataagaaatagagcaaaaattggccattcagcaaccccacccccccctcccactccccgccaagcctgctctgacattcaagtAGATTATGACTGATCTTTTACCTCAATGCCATTTTACTGCATTACCCCCATCCCCTGATATCTTTAACATCTCGGAGGCTATCGATCTCTTTCTTGAATGCACTTGATGTCTGAGCCTCCAAGACCCTCTGGAGGATTAGAGAATTTCTATTCTTCACCAGCCTTTGAATAAACTCCTCCTCCTTTCAGTGCTAACTGTCTAATCTCTCATTCCCAGAATGTGTCTCTTGATTCTAGGCTTTGCATCTGCTGTCAAGCCTTCAAATGATTTCCTGcacttcaatgaaatcacctctcattttctaaactctagagaatacaggtCTAGTCTCCTCATTCCTACAACAAGAGATAATCCCAGCATGCAAAGATTAGTCTAGTGAAcctttcctgctctctctgtctctgtctctctctctacatctgcCAAATATATCCTTCCACTGGTAAGAAGAGCAAAGCTGGATGGATAACACTTCTTGATATTTGCCTGAGGAACATCTGCCTATGTTTCCACATCACAAGACACACATTCTGTCTGGTTCCATTTACATTTCATGATGCCGTGTATTCAAGCACTGCCCTTTTAGTGTAGCTCAACTGATAGTAGTCGCTCTCCCTCCGGCCTCCTGTCGACTGTCTGAGGGGCGCATATGCTTCTGGTCGAAGAAGAGTGAGTCTTTGCTGGCTCAACCTGAAGTCCTGAGGAGCATCCATTTACTGACTACCCTGAGCAGCTAGAGGTAGAGCGATGTTACTCGACGTCCTGTCACTATCGTCCACGGGAATGCAAGGCAGAATCTTCTGGACCTTCCTTCTAAACTCCTTCGAGGCAAAGTAGTACAACAAGGGATCGAAGCAGCCATTTAAGCTGTTCAGAGTCAGGGAGAACTTATACAGGATGTAGATGGGTCTCTTCAGGTGAGAGCGGACAAAATGCACGATCATAATTATCTGAGTGGGGAGGTAGCAGATGGCGAAAGCAAGCATCACCACGATTGTCAGATAGACTATCTGCTTCCTCGACTCCCTAATCTGAGCCACCGGTGCCTTCAGCAGGGTCCTTATAATCCTGGAATAGCACAACATCATGACAACAAAGGGAACAAGGAAAAATAGAAATATCTGTGCCGAGTAGTACAGGTAAAAATAATAAACAGCGGGAAACATATCGCGGGGAATAATATCGAAGCAGGTGATGATTTTCAGATCTGGCACATCATAGGTCAGCTCGTTGTACATCAAGGGCAAGTGGACCATGAGGACAAACAGCCAGCTCAATAAGCAGAGCAGGATGGCAGTTTTAACCGAGCGAAGGTGAGAGGTGTGCAAGGGGTGCACAATGCCGAGGTAACGCTCCACACTTATCCACATGACCGTCAGGATGGAGCAGTGCGAGTTGCCGTAGAAGAGAACAGTCACCAGCCGGCAGAGTGGGGCCCCGGCCTGCCAGTTGTTCCGGTTCCAATGGTAGATGATCTGAAAGGGCAATGTCAAGCTGTACAGGAGATCGGTGATGGCCAGATTGATGGAAAAGATCATGGTGGGAGTCTTGGGCCACATGCGGCAGCAGAGGAGCCAAAGGGCGATGGCGTTCAGGGGAGTGCTGATAAGAAAAATGCCCAGATAGATCATTGGCAAGGTGTAATGCATCACAGTGTTGTTGAGCATCTGTATTGTGGAGTCTTCTATTGTACTGTTCATTGTTCAGCAGGACCTCTGAAAGGTGAGGGGTAAGATCCTGAATCCTGTAACAgcaaatagagagagaaaaaatattcatttttggTGTAATATTTACAGGCGATGTTACAAGACTGAGTTATGAAGAAGTGTCACTCAGCCCGAATTATTAgctatgatttctctccacagatgctgccagacctgctgagcttttccagcaatttctgttttggtaaaAGAAAGGTTCCTGTGGATGAGGGATTACAGTCACGTTTGGGATTACTGTCAAGATTACCAGGTTTGTTAAAGCAGttgaaaatcatgaagggttaAGGTGAAGGAAGCGAACAGACATTGTTGGCAGCGACTGAATGATCAATGAACAGAGGCCACAGATTTGGAGGAAAATTTGGCAACGGAATCAAAGGTTTATAATAAGAAAGTTTTCATTATGCAAAACGTGGTTAGCACCTGGAAAGCAAGCCTGTCAGACAGCAGAAGGTGGTGCTGTATtggcaatggagaaagtgagggctgaagataagagctgaaaatgtgttgctggaaaagcgcagcaggtcaggcagcatccaaggagcaggagaatcgacgtttcaggcataagcccttcttctgcgcttttccagcaacacattttcagctctgtattggCAATGTCAAGTAACCCAGAATCCTCGACTAAATGTTCTGGGGGTTTtacgggtttgaatcccaccatgacagactAATGAAACTTGAATTAATTAGAAACAATCTTGAATTAAAAGGTGGCCTAACAGTAGCCATTGCTAATTATCATAAAAACTCATCTGTTATGCTAGTATCCTTTAAAGGAAAGAAGTATactgtacttttctattctgctgTAAATTTGATTCTGGatccgcagcaatgtggttgactcttaactgccctataAAATGGCTCAGTTTAATATCAATCAGGGACAAGCAATTAATGCTGGCTttaccagtgacacccagatcccaAGAGCAAATAGTAAAAATAGAAGTTAAAATGGAAGATTTTGGGAAGTTTTGATGGGTAAAGCCCTTGCAATTTTAACTGCTTTCCTCTCAGTTTCCATGAAGATAGGGGACGATGTGAATATTTAGAATAATTTCAGACCTTCCAGACAAAATAATGGCAGCAAATATATTCAAATTGCATTGTGATAGATAATGTGGTATTATTGAAAAGTTAAAATGCTGACTTTCAACAGGACAAACATTTTTCTGGGACTTTTGATCTTTTCAATGGCTCAACAGAATGAATTATTTTACCAATGGTTTGATAAATTAACAACATTATGAGTAAACCGCATTGAAAAAAATATggttggagcaaattactgcagatgctggaatctgtacagaaaacaaaaaatgctggaaattgcaGTGGTTCAGGCAGcttccacacagagagagagcaagctaagtcatcagagctgacgtgaaaTTTGGAAGGGGCAGAATTTATCCTATAGTCTGAGGATTGGAGAGCTGGGGAGAAAAGGACATTGATAATGCTGATTAAGTTATTGCAATATGAGAGTGGCAGAACAATAATGTGTCGAACTCCTAGACAGGAAAGAACAGCCAGTGGAATGGGGGGAGGCAGGAGAGGCCATGATGACAGTGAATACAATGAAAGAAAGGTATGAAATGGAAGTGAGTGCCCAATCTTAATATTGAGTCCAAAAGCTTGTAAAGCACCTAGCCTGAAGAATtgataaaatccctacagtatggaagtagggcatttggcccattgagtccacaccaaccctctgaagagcatcccacccatcacCTTGCATTTCCAAAGGCAAATCCACCTTAGCCTGCTATTTcttgggcactatggggaatttaatATGACCAATTCAATGAACTTAGGCATCTTTTGACAGTGGAAGGCACCAGAgcgcacccacacagacacggggagattgtacCAACATCACACAGATAATCACCTAAGAGCAGAACCGAattcgggtccctggcactggaaagcaacagtgctagccactgagccactgtaccactccTTGAGTCTCATCAAACATCTGTACAGGTTGATTCAGAATATCTATAACTGTAATTAACTTAGCACTTCTAATTAAAGCAAACCCCAAAACCTTACACAAATGTTATTAAAATTGTCTTAGTTACATTTCCTCATGAAATTTATAACATCTTTCAACACAAGAGCTTAACTATGTTGTTCCTCTAGTTTGCGTTGCGATTTGCTGGGTGTACTATCGTGCCAAAGTTCACACTCCACCTTTATTAACATTAGCTCTGCATAACAGTGCTGTTTTATCAATAAATTGCTGTATGAAAATACACAGGTTTGAAAAATTACATTAAACTATCAGTAATTATTTGTAACGGTGACGTTAGCAACAAGTGCAGCTCACCACTGGATATTGTTTCAAACATTTATACAAAAAAACTATGCTTGCTGACAAGAACAGAAATCTTCCTTTGATGCTACATCCAGCCATCAGGTACCAGTCGTCAGCTGAATACTATATGATCTTGTTGCTGGTGCATGTGAAGCAAGAATCTGACATGGACAGGTTTGAAAAGAATAGAATGTGACAGAGTAACTCAGTAGGTTGGCATCATGTGTGGGAAGAGGAAGAGAATTTGCCCCTTACGTCTTCCAAAGAAATGTTGTATTTGACTCAAAACATTGTTCCTGCAGTTCCCTCCATAGATGCTTCCAGGGTTGCtgactttttccaacactttctgtttttgtttcacccAGACCAAATTGTTTTACAGTTCTCTCCAACAACTCTCTTTGATTTCCTTATTTTCACTACTCTTTGAGGATAGTGTTTCTTATAAATTTCCTGTTCAGTTTCTAAGTGACTATTTTAAATTAGTGGCCTCCAGCTATGCTCTTTCTCAAATGAAGCAAAATTCTACAGTTTTTGAGAGACTTCTCATCAGCTATTCCTATATTTCAAGAGAAAAAGAGACCAGTCTGTTAATCCTTTCCATGTAAAGTTAGGTGTTAAATTGAGGTATGATATTTACTTTAAATTTCTAATTGAGCAGTTACAACAACTGTAACCACAATTCTAACACTAGCTCTGCCCTGCGTGAGGAGATTAACACCTTGAAAGGTTGATTCATTTTTTGATAACAAAAGACattagtgggcagcatggtgggacagaggttagcactgctgtctcacagcgcctgagacccgggttcatttcccgactcaggcgactgactgtgtggagtttgctcgttctccccttgtctgcgtgggcctcctccgggtgctccggtttcctcccacagtccaaagatgtgcgggtcaggtgaattggccatgctaaattgccaatttagtgttaggttaggggtaaatgtaggggtatgggtgggttgcgcttcggcgggtcggtgtggacttgttgggccaaagggcctgtttccacactgtaagtaatctaatctaaaaacaagaTTGCAGGCAGATGCTGAAAATATTGATGTGTAGTACAGTGTCAAGAGGTAGATCATTGCTTTTGCATTGATCTTTCAAACCATTAAAATTATCATTACCCACAGTGCATAGCAGTGTGGCCAAAAGTTATTCTCATCAATTTAATGCTTAGGCCATCCAGACTTAGCCACATGCTCAAATAAACATCTCTTGACTCATGTGCAAGCAACATTTTGAGGCTCCCATATGATCCTTCCACACAATGAGTCTTAGAAACCATGAAGGCATGTATTATGTGAGGAACTGAAAAGTAGGAAACTTACAGTAAACCTATATCAGACCACACTGAAAGTATTGCATGTAAATCTTGGCATCTATCACGAAATTGGATGAATAGGCCCtagggagggtgcagaaaagatttatcacaaTTACAGCAGAAATGCCTGACTTTACATATCAGGCAAGGATTAACAGACTGGTCTCTTTTTCTCTTGAAATATAGGGATGTCTGAAGAAAAGCTTCTAAAAAGTCTGTAGAATTTTGAAGgtggacctgatgaagggcttatgctcgaaacgtcgaattctctactcctgagatgctgcctggcctgctgtgctttgaccagcaacacatttgcagctgtgatctccagcatctgcagacctcattttttacccgagaaTTTTGCTTCATCTGAGAAAGAGCACAGCTGGAGGCCACCAATTTAAAATAGTCACTTAGAAACTGAACAGGAAATTTACTCTACTCAGGAAATTTACTATACTCAAAGCATAGTGAAAATATGGAAATCAAAGAGAGATGTTGGAGCAAactgtaaaagcaaaatactctgggtgaaacaaaaacagaaagtgttggaaagcTTAACGTGTCTGGAAGCATCTATGGAGGGAACTGTAGgaataatgttttgagtcaaataCAACATTTCTTTGGAAGACTTAAGGGATAAATTCTCTTTCTCTTCCcatacatgctgccagacctgctgcgttacTCTGACACGTTCTATTCTCACTGGAGTGAATTGTATTGAAAGGGAAATTAGTTAAGTAATTGAGGGAGAAGGAAATAGATGGTTAGGTTAATAGACAAACGTGAAAAGGGCAGAAATAtagcaatagagtcatagagtcatacatttttaaggtgagaggagaaagatttaaaaaggatgtgaagGGCACCTCTTTTacgcagagtcatacagcatggaaacagacccttcagtccaaccagtccatttcgaccatgttcccaaagtaaactagtcccacctgcttgtgcTCGGCCCattattcctccaaaccttcccctactcatggacttatccaaatttctttgAAACATTGTAACAGTACCTGCACCCACCTCTTTCCCTGGCAATTCATCACACACCTCTGCATAAAAGAGgcgcccctcaggtcctttttaaatctttctcctctcaccttaaaagtatgcccccttgttttgaactccgACAACctcagaaaaagaccttgtccttcactttacctatgcccctcataattttataacccTCACTAAGTCACCCCTACATTTccgtgaaaaaaaaatcccagtctttccagtctacttttatatctcaaaccctccattcccagcaacattctggtaaatcttctctgaaccctctccagtttaataatatccttcctatatcagggcacgcccgaaacatcgaatttcctattccttggatgctgcctaacctgctgtgctttaaccagcaacacattttcaaccagaactgaacacagttctcCAGAAGGGGTCTCACCAACAGGCTGTGCAACCTCAAGATGAtgtcccatctcctgtactcaaaggtttgagcaatgaagacaagtgtgctaatCGCTTGCTTAACCACTCTCTAGCTGTGATGCAAATttaaaagaattatgtacctgaactcctaggtctctctgttctgcaacactaccaAAGTTTGCAAGTAAATTGTTTACCATTTGATTTCATCGAAATGAGCTTTGACGTTAGAGACATAGTTCTGTATTCTTCACACCTTCGAACATGTACAGTCATATTCGACAATTCATCAAACACGACAAAATTAATCTTACTGTGAAATTTGAACAAAAAGTTTCCACTTTCTGTGTTGTAAAAGTTCATTATATCATTTCAGAGTTTAGGTTCTAAAGTATAGGAAAGTAGACTTTCGTTTTCAGTTctttgaacatcagctttgtttGTAATTAGGTCTGAGAATCATCTTGAACAGTGAACTCAAACAgcatttccaagatgtcacatGATTTCAGCTGGATGACTCGCAAGTAAGTGTGTCATAAAATGAGTGAGTATGAGAAATGAGAAatcaatgagtgagtgtgaggatgggAATGTCATTGGATAAATAAAAGTTGGGATTGAAAGCCAGTCTCAGGGTCATAAAAAACCATCTAGTGCAATAATCCCCTTTTggcaaggaaatctgccattcttatctggtctgtcctacgtgtgactccaaatGCACATGAATATGGTTGACTTTTATCCACCTTCTGAAATGACGTGGAGAGCCAATCAGTTCATGGGCAATTATGGATAAGCAACAAATACTGACTTTGcagggatgcccacatcccatgaaaggagaaagagaaaaaaaaaggagactCAGGTAGAGCATAAATATCATCAGGGctttttgggctgaatggcctattgcttTGCTATTGTATTAGATcaaattctctacagtgtggaaacaagccctgcggcccaacaagtccacaccgcccctctgaagagaaacccacccaaacccattccctatatttacccctgactaacactgtgggccatttagcatggccaattcacctgacctgcatatctttggattgtgggaggaaaccggagcaaaccagcacagatacagggagaacgtacaaactccacacagacaggcaggaatcgaacccaggaccctggtgctgtgaggcagcagtattaaccactgagccaccatgccgcccaccatgTAATCCTTTGAAACCAGCACCAGCAAGAAAAATTAACTGACCAAGTATCTTGTTTGCGTTCATAGGAATGACATGCAGTGACTGTTTAAAATAATTTGGTTGTGAATCCAATCAGGATATCCTGGGTATGGGAAGCCACCTAGTTTACTGACATGGTCAGGCTGGCCTTGGACTGCACCCATAACTCAACCATCCAGGCTAATGGAATGGGGAGCATACATTCACATCCCACCGTGGCTACATTCAAATTTGatcaaaaaatctggaattgatagGTAATCTTtactgtcttttttttttgtaaagtgtAGGCTTTGGT
Proteins encoded in this window:
- the LOC132816873 gene encoding P2Y purinoceptor 8-like; translation: MNSTIEDSTIQMLNNTVMHYTLPMIYLGIFLISTPLNAIALWLLCCRMWPKTPTMIFSINLAITDLLYSLTLPFQIIYHWNRNNWQAGAPLCRLVTVLFYGNSHCSILTVMWISVERYLGIVHPLHTSHLRSVKTAILLCLLSWLFVLMVHLPLMYNELTYDVPDLKIITCFDIIPRDMFPAVYYFYLYYSAQIFLFFLVPFVVMMLCYSRIIRTLLKAPVAQIRESRKQIVYLTIVVMLAFAICYLPTQIIMIVHFVRSHLKRPIYILYKFSLTLNSLNGCFDPLLYYFASKEFRRKVQKILPCIPVDDSDRTSSNIALPLAAQGSQ